The proteins below are encoded in one region of Campylobacter rectus:
- a CDS encoding 4Fe-4S dicluster domain-containing protein: MVIDLTRCIGCQSCTMNCAMENNVQAGAFRTIVSEYEASDKDGNRAVIASLPRLCNHCENPACIDVCPTGASYQRNSGIVKVDSAECIGCALCAEACPYHARYLSLQTYKVDKCTFCDHRLRAGLLPACVETCVGGSRIIGDLNDENSNIRKFLAAHETMVLDSPKNTHPQVFYHGVSEILAKNDKELLAKNGYKQAISWSEEIAL, encoded by the coding sequence ATGGTCATCGACCTCACGCGCTGTATCGGCTGCCAGTCGTGCACGATGAACTGCGCGATGGAAAACAACGTCCAAGCAGGCGCCTTTAGGACGATCGTTTCGGAGTACGAAGCCAGCGACAAAGACGGCAACCGCGCCGTTATCGCCTCGTTGCCGCGCCTTTGCAATCACTGCGAAAACCCCGCCTGTATCGACGTTTGTCCGACGGGCGCCAGCTACCAAAGAAATAGCGGCATCGTCAAAGTAGATAGCGCCGAGTGCATCGGCTGCGCGCTTTGCGCCGAGGCCTGTCCGTATCACGCCAGATACCTTAGCCTGCAGACTTACAAGGTCGATAAATGCACCTTCTGCGACCACAGACTGCGCGCGGGCCTGCTGCCTGCCTGCGTGGAGACCTGCGTGGGCGGAAGCCGCATAATAGGCGATCTAAACGACGAAAACTCAAATATCAGGAAATTTTTAGCCGCTCACGAGACGATGGTACTAGATAGCCCGAAAAATACGCACCCGCAGGTTTTTTATCACGGCGTGAGCGAAATTTTGGCTAAGAACGACAAGGAGCTGCTGGCTAAAAACGGCTACAAGCAAGCGATCAGCTGGAGCGAAGAGATCGCGCTGTAA
- the purS gene encoding phosphoribosylformylglycinamidine synthase subunit PurS, whose product MKAVINVSLKNGVLDPQGKAVEHALGSLGFKNVSGVRIGKQIVLDINAATKDEARAELTKMCEELLANTVIEDYEINLCDYESKK is encoded by the coding sequence ATGAAAGCCGTCATCAACGTATCCCTAAAAAACGGCGTTTTGGATCCGCAAGGAAAGGCCGTCGAGCATGCGCTTGGTTCGCTTGGATTTAAAAACGTAAGCGGCGTGCGAATAGGCAAACAAATCGTGCTGGATATAAACGCCGCAACCAAAGACGAGGCTCGCGCCGAGCTAACCAAAATGTGCGAAGAGCTGCTAGCAAACACCGTCATCGAGGACTACGAGATAAATTTGTGCGACTACGAGAGCAAAAAATGA
- a CDS encoding S41 family peptidase encodes MFLFSGVAGAMIFGAVFGANLNAKATEDGSNSKLQSLSKLTKTISTIEKYYVDDLRFKEIVDKAIEGLLNNLDAHSGFLNEKAFKDMQVQTNGEFGGLGITVGIKDGALTVISPIENTPADKAGIKSGDIILRIDGNATLGTTIDEAVNKMRGKPKTPITITIVRKGEQKPFDVKLVRDIISVESVYAKMIEKENILYLRVTNFDKHVTEKAGEFIKKYPKAGGIILDLRNNPGGLLNQAVELTNLFIDSGVIVSQKGRNESENSEFKAARANKITNLPLAVLVNGGSASASEIVSGSLQDHKRAVVIGEKTFGKGSVQIILPVDDKEAIRLTIARYYLPSGRTIQATGVEPDIIVFPGKVPQQNENAFSIKESELKKHLTNELSKINGNSDKNATKNTDNKTIITEANVNDDIQLKSAIDAIKILQLK; translated from the coding sequence ATGTTTTTGTTTTCGGGTGTTGCCGGCGCGATGATATTCGGAGCGGTTTTTGGCGCAAATTTAAACGCTAAAGCCACCGAGGACGGGTCGAATTCCAAGTTACAATCGCTCTCAAAGCTCACAAAAACCATTTCTACTATCGAAAAATACTATGTTGATGATTTACGGTTTAAAGAGATCGTGGATAAAGCCATAGAAGGGCTTTTGAACAACCTTGACGCGCATTCGGGATTTTTAAACGAAAAGGCGTTTAAGGATATGCAGGTGCAAACAAACGGCGAATTCGGCGGCTTGGGTATCACGGTCGGCATCAAAGACGGCGCGCTAACGGTCATCTCGCCTATCGAAAATACGCCTGCGGATAAGGCGGGTATAAAAAGCGGCGACATCATCCTTCGCATCGACGGCAACGCGACTCTGGGCACCACCATAGACGAAGCGGTCAATAAAATGCGCGGCAAACCGAAAACCCCTATCACCATAACTATCGTGCGAAAAGGCGAACAAAAGCCGTTTGACGTGAAGCTCGTGCGCGACATCATCTCGGTCGAGTCCGTTTACGCCAAGATGATCGAAAAGGAAAATATACTCTATCTTCGCGTGACGAATTTTGACAAGCACGTAACCGAAAAGGCCGGGGAATTTATCAAAAAATATCCGAAAGCCGGGGGTATCATCCTCGATCTTCGCAATAACCCGGGCGGACTTTTAAACCAAGCCGTGGAACTAACGAATTTATTTATAGATAGCGGCGTGATCGTATCTCAAAAAGGTAGAAACGAGAGCGAAAACAGCGAATTTAAAGCCGCTAGAGCAAATAAAATCACAAATTTACCGCTTGCCGTGCTAGTTAACGGCGGAAGCGCAAGCGCAAGCGAGATCGTAAGCGGCTCGCTACAAGATCATAAACGCGCCGTCGTCATCGGCGAAAAAACCTTCGGAAAAGGCAGCGTGCAGATCATCCTGCCCGTCGATGACAAAGAGGCTATACGACTAACGATAGCGCGCTACTATTTGCCGAGTGGCCGAACTATCCAAGCAACCGGCGTAGAGCCCGATATCATTGTATTTCCAGGCAAGGTGCCTCAGCAAAATGAAAACGCTTTTTCCATAAAAGAGAGCGAGCTAAAAAAACACCTAACCAACGAACTAAGTAAGATTAACGGCAACAGCGATAAAAACGCGACTAAAAATACCGACAACAAAACGATAATAACCGAGGCTAACGTAAACGACGATATACAGCTAAAATCGGCGATTGACGCGATTAAAATATTGCAGCTAAAATAA
- a CDS encoding tyrosine-type recombinase/integrase: MKYALDCKDSFENSFIFWLTRYVKFKLSSLSNKELRDPKALASVNFALSREIKNIDQLDGLVKSARNAGLTGINTYFNPLKKIYETLKFYELESLKQIDEELLSEVLASVTGGLSDASKKNYRISAINFFAFLDKQNEEDGKAHVFDVGLKNWGGVGGARGQKLPEFMSEDEVKRFLEAIENADFKSNANRNKLIIKIIIFTGIRVSEALSLKRKDIAEDGELYVIRIRGKGNKYRVVMIKRRLIEAHLDAIAINYINKEGYLFINKKGTRLTQAYVSRIVEQILFKAGIRKEKNGAHMLRHTFATMLYKKQKDLVLVQEVLGHASLNTSRIYTHFDSEKLKLAAQVAEELSGE; the protein is encoded by the coding sequence TTGAAATACGCGCTTGATTGCAAGGATAGTTTTGAAAACTCGTTTATATTTTGGCTCACGAGATACGTCAAATTTAAGCTTAGCTCGCTCTCAAACAAAGAGCTTCGCGACCCAAAGGCGCTAGCAAGCGTAAATTTCGCTTTAAGCCGCGAGATAAAAAACATCGATCAGCTCGACGGCCTCGTAAAATCGGCTAGAAACGCGGGGCTAACGGGCATAAATACATACTTTAATCCGCTTAAAAAAATTTACGAGACGCTTAAATTTTACGAGCTAGAGAGCCTAAAGCAGATCGACGAAGAGCTGCTAAGCGAAGTGCTAGCTAGCGTCACGGGCGGACTTAGCGACGCGAGCAAGAAAAACTACCGCATAAGCGCGATAAATTTTTTCGCATTTTTGGATAAGCAAAACGAAGAGGACGGCAAGGCGCACGTCTTTGACGTCGGGCTAAAAAATTGGGGCGGCGTGGGCGGAGCGCGCGGACAAAAGCTGCCTGAGTTTATGAGCGAGGATGAGGTTAAGAGATTTTTGGAGGCGATCGAAAACGCAGACTTTAAAAGCAATGCCAACCGCAATAAGCTCATCATAAAAATCATTATTTTCACCGGCATCCGCGTGAGCGAGGCGCTAAGTCTAAAGCGCAAAGACATAGCCGAGGACGGCGAACTATACGTCATAAGAATCCGCGGCAAAGGCAACAAATACCGCGTCGTGATGATCAAACGCCGCCTCATCGAAGCCCACCTGGACGCGATCGCGATAAACTATATAAATAAAGAAGGCTATCTTTTTATCAATAAAAAAGGCACGCGTCTAACGCAAGCCTACGTGAGCCGCATCGTCGAGCAGATACTCTTTAAAGCTGGCATCCGTAAGGAAAAAAACGGCGCTCATATGCTGCGTCATACCTTTGCCACGATGCTTTACAAAAAGCAAAAAGACCTGGTTTTAGTGCAAGAAGTGCTCGGGCACGCGAGTCTAAACACATCGCGAATTTACACGCATTTTGATAGCGAAAAGCTAAAGCTCGCCGCGCAGGTAGCCGAGGAGCTGAGCGGAGAATAG
- a CDS encoding DUF3137 domain-containing protein: MTLSQAFILTKNKQKECRAAAAGSPTLIAFCVGVFALFLAALKIFDLGGGAALVLLILFFCLLFWLSSKSVDIDRAQNEYNEFYKEVFVRALIGEINESFTYSAYGGISQSEFNAAGIYRPSVFHSEDWICGVYNGVKFNLCEIISHEREYPRINNKYAAIFILLKYAFDKYSDFKGSVLKCEFNKKFHGKTVAVSKDFNTKFLGEKELLDDIKFNENFRVFTTDKIEARYLLTPKFMGKLNMLKAYKNTLKSPSAAFMDDKFYLFCFSRRNFFEGRLFERLDIAEARREQRYVRQMLSVIDELNLSLELYNR; the protein is encoded by the coding sequence ATGACCCTTTCGCAAGCATTTATATTAACCAAAAACAAACAAAAAGAGTGCCGAGCCGCAGCGGCCGGTTCGCCCACTCTTATCGCCTTTTGCGTCGGCGTTTTTGCACTATTTTTAGCGGCGCTTAAGATTTTTGATCTAGGCGGCGGAGCTGCCCTTGTTTTATTGATATTGTTCTTTTGTTTGCTATTTTGGCTATCGTCAAAGTCAGTAGATATCGACAGGGCACAGAACGAGTACAACGAATTTTACAAAGAAGTTTTCGTCCGAGCGCTCATCGGTGAGATCAACGAGAGCTTTACGTATAGCGCCTACGGCGGCATTTCGCAGAGCGAATTTAACGCGGCGGGGATTTATAGACCGAGCGTTTTTCACAGCGAGGACTGGATATGTGGCGTATATAACGGCGTCAAATTTAACTTGTGCGAGATTATTAGCCATGAGCGCGAATACCCTCGGATAAATAACAAATACGCCGCCATATTTATCCTGTTAAAATACGCGTTTGACAAGTATTCGGACTTCAAAGGCAGCGTGCTTAAGTGCGAATTTAATAAGAAATTTCACGGCAAAACGGTCGCCGTAAGCAAGGATTTTAATACTAAATTTTTAGGCGAAAAAGAGCTACTCGACGACATCAAATTTAATGAAAATTTTAGAGTTTTTACGACGGATAAGATAGAGGCGAGATATCTGCTCACACCTAAATTTATGGGCAAGCTAAATATGCTCAAGGCCTACAAAAACACGCTAAAATCGCCAAGTGCCGCCTTTATGGATGATAAATTTTATCTATTTTGCTTTAGTAGGAGAAATTTTTTCGAGGGGCGGCTCTTTGAGAGGCTTGATATCGCCGAAGCTCGCCGCGAGCAAAGATACGTGAGGCAGATGCTTAGCGTCATCGACGAGCTAAATTTGAGCTTGGAGCTTTATAATAGATAA
- the purC gene encoding phosphoribosylaminoimidazolesuccinocarboxamide synthase encodes MQKKELIYEGKGKKMFATDDANLLIAEFKDDLTAFDAQKRGNEAGKGALNNKISTQLFHLLKEKGIPTHLVETLSDTEQLVKKCKIIPLEVVVRNIATGSLTKRLAIKEGTVLPFTLVEFYYKNDELHDPLINDEHCLIMGLVKSENDLDRLKHMGREINAILFKFFADRNLKLVDFKVEFGIDKDGNILLADEISPDSCRFWDATTNEKLDKDRFRQDLGSVKVAYEEVLKRILSKV; translated from the coding sequence ATGCAAAAAAAGGAGCTGATCTACGAAGGCAAGGGGAAAAAGATGTTCGCAACCGACGACGCGAATTTGCTCATAGCGGAGTTTAAAGACGACCTAACCGCTTTTGACGCGCAAAAAAGAGGCAACGAAGCCGGTAAAGGCGCGCTAAATAATAAAATTTCGACGCAGCTTTTTCATCTTTTAAAAGAAAAAGGCATCCCGACCCACTTGGTTGAAACTCTAAGCGACACCGAACAGCTAGTCAAAAAATGCAAAATCATCCCGCTTGAAGTCGTAGTTAGAAACATAGCCACAGGCTCGCTAACAAAGCGCCTTGCTATAAAAGAAGGCACGGTTTTGCCATTTACTTTAGTGGAATTTTACTACAAAAACGACGAGCTTCACGACCCGCTCATAAACGACGAGCACTGCCTAATCATGGGCTTGGTTAAAAGCGAAAACGACCTTGACAGACTAAAACATATGGGTCGCGAGATAAACGCGATCCTCTTTAAATTTTTCGCGGATAGAAATTTAAAGCTGGTTGATTTTAAGGTGGAATTCGGCATCGACAAAGACGGAAATATCCTGCTAGCGGACGAGATCAGTCCCGATAGCTGCCGATTCTGGGACGCGACTACGAACGAAAAGCTCGACAAGGACAGATTTCGCCAAGATCTTGGCAGCGTAAAAGTCGCCTATGAAGAAGTTTTAAAAAGAATTTTATCTAAGGTTTAA
- a CDS encoding molybdopterin dinucleotide binding domain-containing protein — MKRREFLKNAAMISAAGATAAVADDAAKIKDDYKPQGSSLQPEFSVKDGKILMNDGHSVVFSMCHGCVAKCGLRLHVDEKEDRVLRCTGNPYHPLSNVHWASFETSINDALLATTASGEDDRRATVCARGAALPEMIASPIRILSPLKRVGKRGEGKWKKISFEQLIEEVVEGGDLFGEGHVDGLRAIHSDELIDEANPEYGTKRNQLLSFYLYDGRSDIVDRFIKKSFGTVNHYSHGGICGGGFRVGGKIAHNAKGFAHTKPDYENSKFSIYWGTSPANGGNPFQKQAKMVAHARSVNDDFSYAVVDPTLTNAVKFAASDKGRWIGIKPGTDSALAMAIIRWIIENEKYAANYLMQPNLEQAKLAGEIHWCNATHLVITQKGHPDYGKFALAGDEWQVCSQSGKIQSYKINEPAKLYYEGKILLGGEEVEVKSSMQLLKESAHKHSLEEYSKICGVSMDDILWLCENFTKNGRQVSTNVHGGMMHTQAAMSTYAIFCLNTLMGTYGYKGGSINASAGTHGFLKGRYDLESFEGAYKANGLNLSRSGKYYETSSEFKRKVAAGGSGYPAQQPWYPISMPLVNETLTSHAAGYPYKVKALINYMTNVVYGQAGLEAAVLDALKDSKNLPLFIGIDAFMNETNAYADYIVPDGLNLENWALPNSLWGTIAKTSVVRYPAVAAKQDRAADGTVIDVEAFYIAVAKRLGLKGFGKGAFKDKDGKPMDLDTKEQYYAAALANLAFDGAGVKDIDKEDLKLSKISKTMKKLEPFLKDEEKPKVAHVLAKGGRFDDYESAYAGDKTTVKVPAATPAAIYYEPLGGHRHSITGEYMPGTPSLALPVASDGTPLEKCFPKSEWKYLVSSRKSNIQHYYTIVSPKLRAIHPKNFVRIAQDVASEQGIKTGDTVKITTPYGSQTGEAFVTNGVAGGVISLEHGFGHDEFGARTHFVDGEPVFRLEGAEGGLNHNKLGLLDPKREGKFSLNDWLVGTCARQALPAKISKI, encoded by the coding sequence ATGAAAAGACGAGAATTTTTAAAAAACGCGGCGATGATCTCGGCCGCGGGCGCAACCGCTGCTGTAGCGGACGACGCTGCTAAAATAAAAGACGACTACAAGCCGCAGGGCAGCTCGCTACAGCCAGAATTTAGCGTAAAAGACGGCAAAATTTTAATGAACGACGGGCATAGCGTGGTATTTTCGATGTGTCACGGCTGCGTGGCAAAGTGCGGACTACGCCTACACGTGGACGAAAAAGAAGACCGCGTGCTAAGATGCACGGGCAACCCATACCATCCGCTATCAAACGTGCACTGGGCGAGCTTTGAGACATCGATAAACGACGCATTACTGGCAACCACGGCTAGCGGCGAGGACGATCGGCGCGCCACCGTATGCGCTAGAGGCGCGGCGCTGCCCGAGATGATAGCTTCGCCTATTAGAATTTTATCTCCGCTAAAGCGAGTGGGCAAAAGAGGCGAGGGCAAGTGGAAAAAGATCAGCTTTGAGCAGCTCATAGAGGAGGTCGTCGAGGGCGGGGATCTTTTCGGCGAGGGGCACGTGGACGGGCTGCGAGCCATACACTCAGACGAGCTCATCGACGAGGCAAATCCCGAATACGGCACCAAGCGCAACCAGCTTTTGAGCTTTTATCTCTACGACGGGCGCTCGGATATCGTCGATCGCTTTATCAAAAAATCTTTCGGCACCGTAAATCACTACTCGCACGGCGGTATCTGCGGCGGCGGCTTTAGGGTGGGCGGCAAGATCGCGCACAACGCAAAGGGCTTTGCTCACACCAAGCCCGACTACGAAAATTCCAAATTTAGCATCTACTGGGGAACCTCGCCCGCAAACGGTGGAAATCCGTTCCAAAAGCAAGCTAAAATGGTCGCCCACGCAAGAAGCGTAAACGATGACTTCAGCTATGCGGTGGTAGATCCGACGCTAACAAACGCCGTCAAATTCGCCGCATCCGACAAAGGCCGCTGGATCGGTATAAAGCCGGGCACCGACTCGGCGCTCGCTATGGCGATAATACGCTGGATCATCGAAAACGAAAAATACGCCGCAAACTACCTCATGCAGCCAAATTTGGAGCAGGCAAAGCTAGCGGGCGAGATACATTGGTGCAACGCCACCCACCTAGTCATCACGCAAAAAGGCCACCCAGACTACGGCAAATTTGCGCTTGCGGGCGACGAGTGGCAGGTTTGCTCGCAAAGCGGCAAAATCCAAAGCTACAAGATAAACGAGCCCGCCAAGCTCTACTACGAGGGTAAAATTTTACTGGGCGGCGAGGAGGTCGAGGTCAAAAGCTCGATGCAGCTGCTAAAAGAATCAGCCCACAAACATAGCCTCGAAGAGTACTCTAAAATTTGCGGCGTGAGTATGGATGATATCTTGTGGCTGTGCGAAAATTTCACCAAAAACGGCAGGCAGGTTAGCACCAACGTCCACGGCGGCATGATGCACACGCAAGCGGCGATGAGCACGTATGCGATATTTTGCCTAAACACTCTGATGGGCACATACGGCTACAAGGGCGGCAGCATAAACGCAAGCGCGGGCACGCACGGATTTTTAAAGGGCAGATACGATCTGGAGAGCTTCGAGGGCGCATATAAGGCAAACGGGCTAAATTTATCCCGCTCGGGCAAGTATTACGAAACTAGCTCGGAGTTTAAACGCAAAGTGGCAGCCGGCGGTAGCGGCTATCCCGCACAGCAGCCGTGGTATCCTATCTCGATGCCGCTGGTAAACGAAACGCTAACCAGCCACGCCGCTGGCTACCCGTATAAGGTAAAAGCGCTCATAAACTACATGACGAACGTCGTCTACGGGCAGGCGGGGCTCGAGGCTGCGGTACTAGACGCGCTAAAAGATAGCAAAAATTTACCGCTTTTCATCGGTATCGACGCCTTTATGAACGAGACCAACGCCTACGCCGACTACATCGTACCGGACGGGCTAAATCTCGAAAACTGGGCGCTTCCGAATTCGCTTTGGGGCACGATAGCTAAAACCTCGGTCGTGCGCTACCCGGCCGTCGCCGCCAAGCAAGACCGCGCCGCAGACGGTACGGTGATCGACGTGGAGGCCTTTTATATCGCGGTGGCAAAGAGGCTCGGGCTAAAGGGGTTTGGCAAGGGCGCCTTTAAGGATAAAGACGGAAAGCCGATGGATCTGGATACGAAAGAGCAGTATTACGCCGCGGCGCTGGCAAATTTGGCCTTTGACGGAGCGGGCGTGAAGGACATCGACAAAGAGGACTTGAAGCTTAGCAAAATTTCAAAAACCATGAAAAAGCTAGAGCCGTTTTTAAAAGACGAGGAAAAGCCGAAAGTAGCGCACGTGCTGGCAAAGGGCGGTAGATTTGATGATTACGAAAGCGCGTATGCGGGCGATAAAACCACGGTAAAAGTGCCCGCCGCCACGCCTGCTGCGATCTACTACGAGCCTCTTGGCGGACACAGACACTCTATCACGGGCGAGTATATGCCGGGTACGCCTAGCCTCGCTCTGCCTGTAGCAAGCGACGGCACGCCGTTAGAAAAGTGTTTCCCGAAATCCGAGTGGAAATACCTCGTAAGCTCGCGCAAATCAAACATCCAGCACTACTACACGATCGTAAGCCCAAAGCTACGCGCGATACATCCGAAAAATTTCGTCAGGATCGCGCAGGACGTGGCGAGCGAGCAGGGTATCAAGACGGGCGATACGGTCAAGATCACGACGCCCTACGGCTCGCAAACTGGCGAGGCCTTCGTAACAAACGGCGTTGCTGGCGGCGTCATCAGCCTCGAGCACGGCTTTGGACACGACGAGTTCGGCGCTAGGACGCATTTCGTAGACGGCGAGCCCGTCTTTAGGCTGGAGGGCGCCGAGGGCGGGCTCAATCACAACAAGCTTGGGCTGCTCGATCCAAAAAGGGAGGGTAAATTTAGCCTCAACGATTGGTTGGTGGGCACCTGCGCCAGACAGGCGCTGCCTGCGAAAATAAGTAAAATTTAA
- a CDS encoding ATP-dependent Clp protease ATP-binding subunit yields the protein MANLSENLTAQMQELVEKGVALAIHAKNPQTFPLHLLWALVTDSGSLLNQVFNKMNVGKDAVELEVKSKAAQLPTSSNVSKENVQISKELISSLESVKALMVSLGDSYIAVDTWIISALELPEIKQILGKFTDVLEIRKNLESIRAGRKIDSQTGDETLDSLEKYGIDLTAKALNKELDPVIGRDEEITRMMQILIRKSKNNPILLGEPGVGKTAIVEGLAQKIVAKDVPTSLANKRVVALDMSALIAGAKYRGEFEDRLKAVINEVKSAANIILFIDEIHTIVGAGASEGSMDAANILKPALARGELHAVGATTLKEYRKYFEKDAALQRRFQPIDVKEPSVNEALQILRGIKERLEVHHGVTITDSALVAAAKLSDRYISNRFLPDKAIDLIDEAAAELKMQIESEPYELARIKREIVTLQVEKEALKMEDEAKNAARLSEIEKEIANLNEQKHALDGKFENEKAVFGGISNAKKEIDSLKSEAEIARRNGDLQRAAEIEYGKILEAANRQKELEKKWDEMKKSGVLLKNQVDEELVAEILSKWTGISVSKMLTSEKQKYLMIEEHLRESVVGQDAALHALARAIKRNKAGLNEGARPIGSFLFLGPTGVGKTQSAKALAKFLFDDERALIRFDMSEYMEKHSVSRLLGAPPGYVGFEEGGQLTEAVRRRPYSVILFDEIEKAHKDVFNVLLGILDDGRATDNKGVTVDFKNTIIILTSNIASNFIMDLKGEEREQAVKNELKNYFKPEFLNRLDDMIIFNPLDEDGLIKIVDIMFKELEKTLQNRGIKASLSEEAKKFIAGAGFDIVYGARPLRRALYELVEDPLADMILRDELESGDEIVIGSDKEKITISKI from the coding sequence ATGGCTAATTTAAGCGAAAATTTAACCGCACAAATGCAAGAACTGGTAGAAAAGGGCGTCGCACTCGCGATCCACGCGAAAAATCCGCAAACATTTCCGCTCCATTTACTTTGGGCGCTGGTCACGGATAGCGGCTCGCTGCTTAACCAAGTCTTTAACAAAATGAACGTCGGCAAGGACGCAGTGGAGCTTGAAGTAAAAAGCAAAGCCGCGCAGCTGCCGACAAGCTCAAACGTGAGCAAAGAAAACGTGCAAATTTCAAAGGAGCTCATAAGCTCGCTTGAAAGCGTAAAAGCCCTGATGGTGAGCCTAGGAGACAGCTATATCGCGGTGGATACGTGGATCATTTCGGCGCTTGAGCTGCCTGAGATCAAGCAAATTTTAGGCAAATTTACCGACGTTTTAGAAATCCGAAAAAATTTAGAAAGCATCAGGGCAGGGCGCAAGATAGATAGCCAAACCGGCGACGAGACGCTAGATAGCCTCGAAAAATACGGCATCGATCTCACCGCAAAGGCGCTAAATAAGGAGCTTGATCCGGTCATCGGGCGCGACGAGGAGATCACGCGAATGATGCAAATTTTGATAAGAAAAAGCAAGAATAATCCTATTTTATTAGGCGAGCCGGGCGTGGGTAAAACCGCTATCGTCGAGGGCCTCGCGCAAAAAATCGTGGCAAAAGACGTGCCTACTAGCCTAGCAAACAAACGCGTAGTAGCACTTGATATGAGCGCGCTGATCGCGGGCGCGAAATACCGCGGCGAATTTGAAGACAGGCTAAAAGCCGTCATAAACGAGGTAAAAAGTGCGGCAAATATCATCCTGTTTATCGACGAGATCCATACTATCGTGGGCGCGGGAGCTAGCGAAGGCAGCATGGATGCGGCAAATATCCTAAAACCCGCGCTTGCTAGAGGCGAGCTGCATGCCGTAGGCGCGACGACGTTAAAAGAGTACCGCAAGTATTTCGAAAAAGACGCCGCGTTGCAACGACGCTTTCAGCCCATCGACGTAAAAGAACCTAGCGTAAACGAAGCGCTTCAAATTTTACGCGGTATAAAAGAGCGCCTCGAGGTGCACCACGGCGTGACGATCACCGATAGCGCGCTGGTCGCGGCGGCAAAGCTAAGCGATCGCTATATCTCAAACCGCTTTTTGCCAGATAAAGCGATCGATCTCATCGACGAAGCCGCAGCCGAGCTAAAAATGCAGATAGAAAGCGAACCGTACGAACTAGCCCGTATCAAACGCGAGATCGTGACGCTGCAAGTCGAAAAAGAGGCGCTAAAAATGGAAGACGAGGCCAAAAATGCGGCGCGCCTAAGCGAAATCGAAAAAGAAATCGCCAATCTAAACGAGCAAAAGCACGCCCTTGACGGTAAATTTGAAAACGAAAAGGCGGTTTTTGGCGGCATTTCAAATGCTAAAAAAGAGATAGATAGTCTAAAAAGCGAGGCCGAGATAGCGCGTAGAAACGGCGATCTGCAGCGCGCGGCCGAGATAGAATACGGCAAAATTTTAGAAGCGGCCAACCGCCAAAAAGAGCTCGAAAAAAAATGGGACGAGATGAAAAAATCAGGCGTGCTACTCAAAAATCAGGTCGATGAGGAGCTGGTGGCTGAAATACTAAGCAAATGGACGGGAATTTCAGTCAGCAAAATGCTAACTAGCGAAAAGCAAAAATATCTGATGATCGAGGAGCATTTGCGCGAAAGCGTCGTCGGTCAGGATGCCGCGCTGCACGCTCTAGCAAGAGCCATCAAGCGAAACAAAGCGGGCCTAAACGAGGGCGCGCGTCCGATCGGATCTTTTTTGTTTTTGGGGCCTACGGGCGTAGGTAAAACGCAGTCGGCGAAGGCTTTGGCTAAATTTTTATTTGACGACGAACGCGCGCTCATACGCTTTGATATGAGCGAATACATGGAAAAGCACAGCGTCTCTCGCCTGCTCGGAGCGCCTCCCGGATACGTGGGCTTTGAGGAGGGCGGACAGCTAACAGAAGCCGTGCGCAGACGTCCGTATAGTGTCATACTTTTTGACGAGATAGAAAAGGCTCACAAGGACGTGTTTAACGTGCTTTTAGGCATCCTAGACGACGGAAGGGCGACTGATAATAAAGGCGTGACGGTCGATTTTAAAAACACGATCATCATCCTCACGTCTAACATCGCGTCAAATTTTATCATGGATCTAAAAGGCGAGGAGCGCGAGCAAGCGGTCAAAAACGAGCTTAAAAACTACTTTAAACCCGAGTTTTTAAACCGTCTTGATGATATGATAATCTTTAATCCGCTTGACGAAGACGGACTCATAAAAATCGTAGATATAATGTTTAAAGAGCTCGAAAAAACGCTGCAAAATCGCGGCATAAAAGCAAGCCTAAGCGAAGAGGCGAAGAAATTTATCGCGGGCGCCGGCTTTGACATCGTTTACGGCGCTAGACCTTTGCGTCGCGCGCTATATGAGCTGGTTGAAGATCCGTTAGCCGATATGATCCTACGCGACGAGCTTGAAAGCGGCGACGAGATCGTAATCGGTAGCGACAAAGAAAAAATAACTATATCTAAAATTTAA